In Desulfonatronum thiodismutans, the genomic window GGGCTTGAGCTGCAAGTTGTCGCGCAGATGCAGCGAGGGAATGATCACGCCCATATCCAGGGCGAATTGGCGGCGGATGGAGCGGATGCGGGCCAACAGGTTGCCGTTCTGGTCCTCGTCCACCAGGGGGATCAAGCCGTAGCCCACTTCCAGCTCCAGAGCGTCCAGGGGCAGTAATGCCTGAACTTCTTCCGGAGTGTCCAGGCTGGGGGTTGGCTTTTTTTGCGCTTCTTCCGCGGCTTGACCGGATTCGGCTTGGATTCTTCCGGCGACAACGGAGATGCCGTAGGTCATGCCCGCGAAAAGCAGGAACATCAGCGTCGGCATGCCCGGGACCAGCCCCAGGACCAGGAGGATCGCGGCGACCAGGCGCAAGGCCTTGGAGTGCAAGGTCAACTGGCCGATGAACTCCTGGCCCATGTCCGCTTCCGCGGCGGCCCGGCTGACGATGATACCGGCGGAGGTGGAGATGATCAGTGAAGGAATCTGGGCGACCAGGCCGTCGCCGATGGTCAGGATAGTAAAGGTGGCCGCGGCGTCGCCCCAGGCCATGCCGTGCTGGAAGACGCCGATGAACAGACCACCGACGATGTTGACGGCGGTGATGATCATGCCGGCTTTGACGTCCCCGGAGACAAACTTGGCCGCGCCGTCCATGGCCCCGTAAAAATCCGCTTCCTTGCGAATTTTTTCCCGGGATCGCTTGGCCTCGTTCTCGTCGATCAGGCCGGCGTTTAAATCCGCCTCGATGGCCATCTGTTTACCGGGCATGGCGTCCAGGGTGAACCGGGCCGCGACTTCGGCGATGCGCGTGGTACCGGTGGTGATGACCATTTTGTTCAGAATAAAGATGACCAGAAAGATAATTACACCGATGACGTAGTTTCCGCCGACCACAAATTGGCCGAAGGCTTCAATGACCTTGCCGGCTGCGCCGGGGCCCTGGTCGCCGTTGAGCAGAATCAGGCGGGTGGAGGCCACGTTCAGGGCCAGTCGGAGCAACGTGGTAACCAGGAGCAGGGAGGGGAAAATCGAAAATTCCAGGGGAGAGCGCATGTACATGGCCGAAAGCAGCACCACGAATCCCAGGGAAATGCTCAGGGTGAGCATGGCATCCAGGATGATCGTGGGCATCGGGATGAGCATCACAAACAGGATGGTCACCACGCCCCCGGCCAGGAAGATGTTCCCGTATCCGGAGAAACGGGAGTAATCGATGTTGGTAAGATTTATCGCGGCTTGGGCCATGGATTTGACGCTCGTATTGGCTAGGCTGAAGAAACTATTTCAGATGATGTTTCATGGAGTTACGTTCGTTTTTCCTGTCGGCTGGCCATGGACTCGATTACCTGCGACGGAATTTTGGCAATTGGGCCAGGATGGAGGCCACGGCCTGGAACAGCTCCTCGGGAATCGCCTCGCCCACATCAACGCTTTTATACAAGGCCTGTGCCAGGGGCTTGTTCTCCCGGATCGGGATGTTGTGTTCCTGAGCGATGTCTCGGATTTTCGCGGCCATGAAGTCCGCCCCCTTGGCCAGGACCATGGGCGACGGGGCCTCCAGCGGATTGTAGCGCAGGGCGATGGCCAAATGGGTCGGGTTGGTGATGACCACGTCGGCTTTGGGCACGCTCTCCATCATCCGCTTTTGCATCACGGCCATCATTTTTTGACGCTGCTTGTTCTTGATGGCTTGATCGCCTTCGGCCTGCTTCCGTTCGTCCTTGACCTCGTCCTTGGTCATTTTCAGGTTTTCCTCGTAATCCCAGCGGGTGTAGACCAAATCCGCGATGGCGATGATCAGCATGGGCACCAGAGCGTACACAACCATTTTTGCGCCGGTGATCAGCATGTAGCTGGCTACGGTCAGCGCGTCCTGGTAGAAGAGGGGAATGAAATTCGGGGCTTCCATTCTTAGTACAAGGTAAGCCGCGAACCCCACGACAATGACCATGAACAGGCTGCGGAGCAGGCGGACCACGGTCTGGGTGCTGATGAACAATCGTTGAAGCCCGGCAACGATGTTCAGTTTTTTCCATAAGTTGGACAGCTCGAAAACTTTCAGGGTCCAAAGGTGGCCGACTTGTAGACGTACGGTCAGAAACGCGACCAGCGCGCAGGTGAACATTACCGGCAGGACCATCACCGCGATACGCCAGGAGACCGTCTGGAAGAGCAGATAGACGGTTTCCGGGGTAAATTCGGTGAGCAGGTTGTCGCTGAACGTCCAGACGAAGAGCCCGTGCATCTGGTTGACCATGACCTGGATCATGAACAGCAGGGCGAGAAAGCCACCTAACAGCACCGTGACCTTGGGCAACTCCTGGCTTTTGGGAACATTGCCCTTTTCCCGCGCTTTGTCGCGTTGTTTGGGGGTGGCTTCTTCGGTTCTACTCGGATCGCTCTGGGGCATGGTTCGGCCTCCAGCTCCTTCTATTCTTGCCCGTGCATGAGGCTAGTGTCCGTAATCGCTCAGCGTCCGCTGAGCATAATGCCCTGGAACATGGAGCCAAGCATCAGGATGAAGTCCTGCACGTAGAGCCCCATGATCGTGAACATGGTGCCAAGAAACAAGAATCCCACGGCGATTTTCAGGGGAAAGCCGACGAAGATCACGTTCATCTGGGGCGCGGCCTTGGCCACCAGGGCCAGGGCCAGGTCGATCAGGAACAGGGCCACCATCACCGGGCTGGCGATTTTGACCGCCAGGATGAATATCTGGCTGGAAAAACGGATCATCTGGTCGGATAAGTCCGGTGTGAGCAGCAGCCCGCCCGGAGGGACCAGACTGAAACTGTGGGTCAGGGCGTGGAGCAGATGCAGGTGCCCGTTGAGGCTCAGAAAAATGAGCAGGGAGGTCATGTAGAGGAAGTGGGCGGTCACGGCCATGCTGACCCCGGAACTGGGGTCCACGACACTGACCATGGCAAAGCCCATCTGAAAACCGACCAACTGCCCGCCGGTCTGGATGGCGGCGAAGAGCACCCTGACGATCAGCCCCAGAGCCAGCCCCAGGATCAGTTCGCCCAGGATCATCAAGGCGATCATGATGGGGTGGGCCGGGAAATAGTCCGCGGAAAAGGCCAAGTGCGGCCACAGCCCCAGGGCCAGGACCAGACACAAGGCCGCCTTGGCCGGCAGGGGGATGTTCTCCCCGCCGAAGAACGGCAGCATGAAGACGATCAGACTGATTCGGAACAGCGTCAGAAAAAAGCTGAGATAAATCCTGGGATCAAAAGAGAACAGGTCCATTGCCGGAGCAAAGCAAGTTTTGGACCATCGATCCGCCTTGCTCTGTACGAGCCGGTGAAACGGCGCCTCTTTAATAGGCGGGCTTGGCGAATCGGTTCAGTTTTTTTGAAGCAAGCTGAAATCAACCACGTCCTGGATGCTTCGGGAGCGCCCATCAAATAGACGAAGGTGATTACGAAACAAAAGGAGTGTCCTGAAAATGTTTCGAATTTTGAATAAGCCGTCGATAAGTTGAAGATAGTCTCGCGCGAGCTAGTAAGCGTTGGTTCGTAGGCTTGGGTTGGCAGACAAGCTTTCCCGAAGAGATTTTGTCAACACGAAAGGCCCGGCAAGTATCTGCTTGCCGGGCCTTTCGTGTTTATGGCCGCTCGTGAAGGTTTGTCTGGAACCTCGCTCAGTGCGACGATTTCAATGAAC contains:
- the flhB gene encoding flagellar biosynthesis protein FlhB, which gives rise to MPQSDPSRTEEATPKQRDKAREKGNVPKSQELPKVTVLLGGFLALLFMIQVMVNQMHGLFVWTFSDNLLTEFTPETVYLLFQTVSWRIAVMVLPVMFTCALVAFLTVRLQVGHLWTLKVFELSNLWKKLNIVAGLQRLFISTQTVVRLLRSLFMVIVVGFAAYLVLRMEAPNFIPLFYQDALTVASYMLITGAKMVVYALVPMLIIAIADLVYTRWDYEENLKMTKDEVKDERKQAEGDQAIKNKQRQKMMAVMQKRMMESVPKADVVITNPTHLAIALRYNPLEAPSPMVLAKGADFMAAKIRDIAQEHNIPIRENKPLAQALYKSVDVGEAIPEELFQAVASILAQLPKFRRR
- the flhA gene encoding flagellar biosynthesis protein FlhA, giving the protein MAQAAINLTNIDYSRFSGYGNIFLAGGVVTILFVMLIPMPTIILDAMLTLSISLGFVVLLSAMYMRSPLEFSIFPSLLLVTTLLRLALNVASTRLILLNGDQGPGAAGKVIEAFGQFVVGGNYVIGVIIFLVIFILNKMVITTGTTRIAEVAARFTLDAMPGKQMAIEADLNAGLIDENEAKRSREKIRKEADFYGAMDGAAKFVSGDVKAGMIITAVNIVGGLFIGVFQHGMAWGDAAATFTILTIGDGLVAQIPSLIISTSAGIIVSRAAAEADMGQEFIGQLTLHSKALRLVAAILLVLGLVPGMPTLMFLLFAGMTYGISVVAGRIQAESGQAAEEAQKKPTPSLDTPEEVQALLPLDALELEVGYGLIPLVDEDQNGNLLARIRSIRRQFALDMGVIIPSLHLRDNLQLKPGQYVVMIKGNQVASAEILIDHFLAMDPGDAKHRIQGVETREPAFNLPALWIPDKQKDEAMLAGYTVVDPSTVIATHVTEVFRRNLHEFLGRQEIQSLLDNLAKRAPKAVEELVPGIMSLGTVQRVLQNLVREQVSIRDMLTIVETLADFGPSIKDPDLLTEYVRGRMARTIVKPYLAGGNNLAVIILDQDWERLLQENLRKAEQGTYLNIDPGNGQKLIQGLQSAMEKAMVAEGQPVVLTTPSLRSHLAQLITRFIPTLPIISQAEIPAGINLQSAATVRMANAG
- the fliR gene encoding flagellar biosynthetic protein FliR: MDLFSFDPRIYLSFFLTLFRISLIVFMLPFFGGENIPLPAKAALCLVLALGLWPHLAFSADYFPAHPIMIALMILGELILGLALGLIVRVLFAAIQTGGQLVGFQMGFAMVSVVDPSSGVSMAVTAHFLYMTSLLIFLSLNGHLHLLHALTHSFSLVPPGGLLLTPDLSDQMIRFSSQIFILAVKIASPVMVALFLIDLALALVAKAAPQMNVIFVGFPLKIAVGFLFLGTMFTIMGLYVQDFILMLGSMFQGIMLSGR